The genomic stretch GATCTTCCTACATTGGTCTTCGTTCGAAAAGGGACCAAGACCCTAAGAAGAGAGGGAATAGAATTTGTGATCCGAGAAGGAGAAGTAGGAGCGATCGCGGGAGGCCAGGCCTTCGACGTGGTCAACCGACCTTCCGGAGATGAGTTCCAATCGGCCTGGATTGCATTTCATCCGAATGTAATCCAAAACTATAAACCGATCCGAGACGATCTCTCCACGATAGAATCCGCTTTCGTATTTTCTCCCTTAGGCGAAGGATTTAGCGAGGCATTTAAATTAGCCACAGAATCGATTACCACTCATAGAAATATCTCCGAACAAATTGCAGTTCATAGAGTGACGGAGATCCTACTTTGGATGGGTGAATTTGGAAAGAAATTCAAAGTCCCTTCCTCCGAAACGGTTTCTCAAAAGGTGCGTAATCTTTTAAGCTCTACTCCCGCCAAAGACTGGCAGGCCTTGGAGATTGCTGACTTGTTGCAAATAAGCGAAGCGACTCTGAGAAGGAGACTTGCAGGAGAGAATCTTTCCTTCTCTGAGATCTTAATCGATGTTAGAATGTCATTTGCTCTAGCCTTGTTACAAGCAACGGATCGATCCATCGGAGAAATCGCAAAGGAAGCGGGTTACGACTCCGCGTCCAGATTTGCGGTCCGATTCCGAGACAGATTCGGATATTCCCCCACTGTACTCAGAAAGGAAACCAACCTTGATCGGAACGGCACAATCCTTGATCGAGTCCGGACATAAGCCCAGTTTTTTTCCAAATTTGGAATGCATCGCCTAAATTCTTATGTATTCTTTCCTCCGAAAGAACTCGGAGGTTTTATGAAGAGATTTCAATCTTTCCGGAATGGTCTGGTATTAGCCGTTCTATTGTTAGCCGGCTCGGCGTTTGCAGCGGATCTAAAAGTGACAAGTTCCTCTGTTAAAGAAGGCGCTATGATCGGGAACGCCCAAGTGTTTTCTAGTTTCGGCTGCACTGGAGAGAATTTTTCTCCTGACTTGCAATGGACTGGAGCCCCTAAGGATACTAAATTCTTCGCAGTGACTATGTATGATCCGGATGCTCCTACCGGCAGCGGCTGGTGGCATTGGACCATCTTCAATATCCCTGCGGATGCAACCGGACTTGCTGCTAAGGCAGGTAATGAAAAAGGACCTCTTCCTGCTGGAGCTATCCAAGGAAGAACCGATTTCGGCAAACCTGGTTATGGCGGACCTTGCCCTCCTAAAGGAGACAAGCCTCATCGCTATATCTTCAAAGTGATCGCTCTGAAAGACAAGATCCCATTGGATGCAGAGGCTTCCGGTGCGATGGTTGGATTCTATGCTAACTCTTTGAAATTGGCAGAAGGAAAACTCACCGCTAAATTCGGAAGATAATTTCGCGCTCACTTGGAACAAGGGGAGAAGGAACTCCTTCCTCTTTGTTCCAAACCTATTTCCCCACCACTTATAAATTCCTGAAACTTCCTTCTGTTCCTTCCCCAAAAGCAAGATAGGAAGGATTGACAAAATAGTACGATTCGATACTGCAGAAGTAGATCTCTTAGATCTTTATCTCCAAGAGGAGGACAAATGCAAGCATCATCACCAATTGAAAAAGTCTGGCCTGCAGCCGAAATAGTGGCGGATCTGAAAGAAGTCCGTAGCAAAGCTCCCCTTACCCATGTTCTTACCAATATAGTGGTTACAAATTGGACTGCGAATGTTCTTCTCGCAGCAGGAGCCTCTCCCGCTATGGTCATCGCAGAAGAAGAAGTTTCCGATTTCGCTTCGATCGCAGGAGGCGTCTTAATTAATGTCGGGACGATCACGAGTTTCGATGCAAAGGCGATCCGGGCGGCAGCGATCGCCGCGCAAAAAGCAGGAACTCCTTGGGTCCTAGATCCTGTAGCAGCGGGAGCCCTTAGATACAGGACGGAGATTGCTACAGACCTACTAAATTATAAGCCCACAGTGATCCGAGGAAATGCCTCCGAGATTCTAGCGTTAGCCGGTGCTTCCGGTGGAGGAAAGGGAGTAGATTCTACTGCTCAATCCAGCGAGGCAGTGGAGATTGCGAAGGAACTTTCTAAGCGGACTGGAGCGGTCATCGCAGTCAGTGGAGAGATCGATTATATTACGGATGGAAAAGAGACTATAGCCGTCCCCGGAGGACATGTACTTATGACCAAGGTAACCGGAGTCGGCTGCTCCTTAGGTGCACTCATCGCCTCCTTCTTGGCAATTCAAAAGAATTCGTTGCAAGCAGCAGTTTCTGCTTCTGCAGTGTTTGGATATGTGGGGGCAAAGGCGGCCCAAAAGGCACAAGGAACAGGAAGCTTTGCAGTCTCCTTCTTAGATGAATTGAGTAATCTTTCTGTTTAATGAGCTTCCTTAAAATAAAAAACCCGAAGGTCTTTCGATCCCTCGGGTTCTACCAAGCAAGAATGCTTAATGTCAGGCTTGGTTTAAAAGCATGAGTGCGGATTCTTTATCACAATCGTAAGCTTCTATATCCAGAACAAAATCATCTCCGGAAGTGAGGTTTGTCAATAACTCAGTTCCACTACTTCTTAAATCTCCAGTGATTATATGATCTAATTGCATGTACTCTACATTGCCGATCCCGAAAGTATATCCCGAATCTGTGAGTATGATCATTCTGCTAAAGCGCTCGTTGATTCCAGCGACCGTCCCTTTCATTATTCCTCCCTAATGAAAACAAACAAGTGAATTAGCTTAATAGACGTATGATGCGAATAAATCTTAGTATGGTTCTAAATAAATTCCTAAAAAATGGTAAAAAAATCCAAGAGGAATTGTTACGTTATCCAATCCCTAAGGTAATAGACCGATATCGCTGGCCTTTCTTACAAGCTCTGCACGATTATGCACATTCAGCTTCTTGTAGATGTTCTTAACATGATGTTGGACGGTATACTTACTCACTCCTAAGAATTCTGCGACTCTCCCGATCGTCTTCCCTTTGACCATTTCGTCCAGGATCTGCTTTTCCTTAGGGGTAAGTTTAAACTCTCCTGAGATATCCTTTTGCTTAAAACTATTCAAGACTCGGAAGGCTATCGTCGGAGTGATGATCGCTCCTCCCTTAAGTACGGTATCTATCACATCTGCAATATCCTTCAGTTCCGACTTGAGTATATAACCGATGGCACCGTTCCGAAGAGACTCGTAGATCAGTTCGTCCGAATTCATATTGGAAAGCATGATCTTACTGATCTCCGGATCCTTGGCAGAGATCTTTCCCGCAAGCTCCACACCGTTCATATTAGAAAGCATAATGTCCAAGAACAATATATCCAGGGTCCTTCCCTTTTCATCCGAGAGATAGGATTCTGCAGAATCCCAATAAAACACCCCACCTATTTCAGGAATAGACTCTAGGGCTTTTAGTATTTGCTGTCTGAAATTCTCATCGTTCTCAACGATACCTACTTTCACGTCGGATGTTTTCATTTATTGCCACCTATTTATATATTATAATATTACAGAAAACTTATTCAATGGTATTTTAATTCGAATCTCGTATAAATTCTCTACCAGAGACATTTCAGAGATTCCGCCAAGTCCGGAGATTCTATAAATGAGATTTTCTGTACCTCTGCCAGTCTTATGCTTTTGCAGATGGTATACAGATTCAGATCGCATATACACTGCAATTTCTTGGTTCTCTATATAGAAATTCCACTTAGAAACCCCTTGCCCATATTTCAGATCGTTATTCGTGATCTCATTTACGATGCTATAAAGTTCTACTATGCTTGTCTCGTTTCTCTGGGTCTCAAAGAATTGAAGCAGTTCATCCTGGCACTGAAACTCCATTTCTCTTTCTACATCGGAGTATCGTCTCAACAATACAAGATTGATCCCTGTGATGAAATTCTCCGACAATAATCCAAGATCCTCGATCTTGAGCATTTGTTCTCTCAATATATGAATGGATTGGTTCACTGCCTCATTGATCTTCTTGAATATAGGTTCATCCCTATTTCCATTTGCGAGTAGTTCTTCGGATAAGAATTTCAGATCGGTGAGTTTTCCACCGAGGTGATCGTGTAGATCAATATTAATCCTTTGCCTCACATTATTCACTGCGATCCTCTTCTCACTTTCTTGAGCAAGCTGGTTCTTATGCCCTCTGGAAAGATCCAAAAGATTATTGATACGAAGTATCAGTTCTTCGAAATCGAAAGGCTTGAGTAGATAATCGTTTGCTCCGTGATTCAATGCAGCCATCAAATCCTTGTCTTGGTTCTTTGCAGTCAGCATTAAAATAGGGAGTTCCAAGGTAGAAAATGATTTTCGGATCTCTCTCGCAGTCTCCAGTCCGGAGAATTTTGGCATCATTACATCCAGGATGATCGCGTCAAAGGCATGGTCTTCTTTTAGAATTTCCAATGCCTCCAAACCGCTCTTTGCCGAAACGGAGATCATATTCTTTAGAGAAAGATAATTTTGGATCACCTGCAGATTCACAGGTTCATCATCTACCACCAAGATACGAGGGGCATTCTCCGAAAGAACTTCTTCTTCTTTAGGGATTAGATCCAATGGAAGATGGATATTCCTATCTCTCGGATCCTTAAGCCCTTCATTATTTTGAGAAAGGATCCTGCCCGAGACAAGAGGAATCGTAAAATAGAATCGTGAACCTCGATAGAGTTCCGACTCCACTCCTATATCTCCACCATGCAAGGTAACAAGCGCACGACTGATAGCTAGTCCAAGCCCGGCGCCAGCTGCATTCTTAGAGTCTCCTCTCTCAACCTGTTCAAAGAATTCGAATATCTTCTGCTGTTCATTTTTTTGGATCCCGATACCAGTATCTCTTACACTGATTTCTGCGATTCCCAAGGATTTAATCTTTGCACTGACTGAGATTTCACCCTTCTCCGTAAATTTGATCGCATTGCCCACTAAATTCTGGAGGATCTGTTGCAAACGATTTTCATCCGCGAGTAACTCAGGAAACTCAGGCACGATCTCATTTCTAAGCTTGATCTTAGTTTCATCCACTGCGACACGGTTCAATTCTAGAGTAAAGTTCACTGCCTGGTATAAATCGACAGAACGTAAATGAAGAGTTAGATCCTTATGCTTGAGCTTGGAGAAGTCTATAATATCATTCACAAGACTGGACAATCTTCTTCCGCTTGTGATGATCATTCCGAGTTGTCTCTCTACCGATTCTGCGAGTGGTCCTACAACTCCTCTCTTCAAAGAATCCGCAATCCCTATAATGCCTTGTAGTGGAGTTCTCAACTCGTGAGAAGTATTAGCCAAGAATTCATCCTTTAACTTATCTAAAGAGATCAATCTCTGGTTGGATTCCTGCAAGTCGTGTGCGAGTCTTTCCGACAATGCATACGCACTCGAAAATCTTTGGGACACCATAAATGCCTGCGCCACAAAGAAGGAAGCGATCGCGTAAGAAGAGAAATACGCGGTATTGATAATCATATTCGCATAAAGAGTATCGTTAATCGTAACTGCAAATAGGAATAGAAAGATAAAAAGTCCTATCCTAGCACCGAGTCTTCCATGTCGGATTGCCTGAACGAGAACATAGGTCACATAGAAGCAAGAAGCTACTACAAAAATTGCGAACACTGGAATGGTTTTGGAGAAGACCACAAGAGGAGTGAATAAGACCACGAGAGAAATACAGGAAAATCCAACGGATGCTGAGATTAGCACCCTTCGATTGAATTCTCCCGGATATAAGGTTCTCAAAAATAAAGGAAAGAAGATCCCAAGAAGATAAACTGCAAGAAGCTCTATCCTATATCCCCATTCAAAATCGAACTTGGGAAAGATGGAATAGAGCACTCTTTCTCCAGTAAGTCCAATCCGAACCGTAGAGCAGATCGTGAGAATTCCGAAATATAAAGTAGAAGATTCTCTTCTCAAAAAAGCGAATAGACTCAAGTGATACAGGCCAAGGACGAAGAGCCCTCCAGCCATAAACACGTCCAATTGGATATTCCCTCTTCGAATGGCTACAAGAGAATCATGTTTTCCTAATAGAATATTTGCCCAAGGGCCACCCTTCCAATGAGCGTAATTCGTAACCTCGATTGCAATCTCATTCTCTTGGTTTAATGTAAACGGCTCGCTGACTCCGGGTCTATAAAGAGGAGCATAGGTATCAGCGCTCCTTCCCACCTGTCCGCTGGAGATTACCTTCTTTCCATTCACATAGAGAGAATAAGCGGTTGAGGCCTCGAGCATTTTGATTGCCATATCCTCTTCTGGCTTTGCGAGCTTAAGATTTAAGCGATAGGTAGCGTATCCAAAACCAGGATAGCCTTTTTCTCCTAACTTATAATGATTCCATGCATCTGGAACATTTTCATAGCTAGGATCCTCGAATGAAGTTTTAGGTTGTTTGAAATTTCGAGTGGGTTCTTTTATCGCTTCTTCATAGAGTCTTGACCAGTAAAAAGCCCAGTCTCCCTCCAGGATCAACGGCGCTCTCTCCTGAAAGTCCCAGCCGGAGCGTAGATCCAAGACTCCTTCTTTTGCCTTCGGCTTCTCTCCCCTGTCCAGAAGATCTCTACATCCGGACGAGAAAATCAGAGCAACCATTGCGATGCTCCAAAACGTTTTCCTGGAGAAC from Leptospira semungkisensis encodes the following:
- a CDS encoding helix-turn-helix transcriptional regulator, coding for MQRAIQSREGVGLTATVIQKKELYLARIVTDLPTLVFVRKGTKTLRREGIEFVIREGEVGAIAGGQAFDVVNRPSGDEFQSAWIAFHPNVIQNYKPIRDDLSTIESAFVFSPLGEGFSEAFKLATESITTHRNISEQIAVHRVTEILLWMGEFGKKFKVPSSETVSQKVRNLLSSTPAKDWQALEIADLLQISEATLRRRLAGENLSFSEILIDVRMSFALALLQATDRSIGEIAKEAGYDSASRFAVRFRDRFGYSPTVLRKETNLDRNGTILDRVRT
- a CDS encoding YbhB/YbcL family Raf kinase inhibitor-like protein, which codes for MKRFQSFRNGLVLAVLLLAGSAFAADLKVTSSSVKEGAMIGNAQVFSSFGCTGENFSPDLQWTGAPKDTKFFAVTMYDPDAPTGSGWWHWTIFNIPADATGLAAKAGNEKGPLPAGAIQGRTDFGKPGYGGPCPPKGDKPHRYIFKVIALKDKIPLDAEASGAMVGFYANSLKLAEGKLTAKFGR
- the thiM gene encoding hydroxyethylthiazole kinase, whose amino-acid sequence is MQASSPIEKVWPAAEIVADLKEVRSKAPLTHVLTNIVVTNWTANVLLAAGASPAMVIAEEEVSDFASIAGGVLINVGTITSFDAKAIRAAAIAAQKAGTPWVLDPVAAGALRYRTEIATDLLNYKPTVIRGNASEILALAGASGGGKGVDSTAQSSEAVEIAKELSKRTGAVIAVSGEIDYITDGKETIAVPGGHVLMTKVTGVGCSLGALIASFLAIQKNSLQAAVSASAVFGYVGAKAAQKAQGTGSFAVSFLDELSNLSV
- a CDS encoding response regulator transcription factor, giving the protein MKTSDVKVGIVENDENFRQQILKALESIPEIGGVFYWDSAESYLSDEKGRTLDILFLDIMLSNMNGVELAGKISAKDPEISKIMLSNMNSDELIYESLRNGAIGYILKSELKDIADVIDTVLKGGAIITPTIAFRVLNSFKQKDISGEFKLTPKEKQILDEMVKGKTIGRVAEFLGVSKYTVQHHVKNIYKKLNVHNRAELVRKASDIGLLP
- a CDS encoding response regulator; protein product: MVALIFSSGCRDLLDRGEKPKAKEGVLDLRSGWDFQERAPLILEGDWAFYWSRLYEEAIKEPTRNFKQPKTSFEDPSYENVPDAWNHYKLGEKGYPGFGYATYRLNLKLAKPEEDMAIKMLEASTAYSLYVNGKKVISSGQVGRSADTYAPLYRPGVSEPFTLNQENEIAIEVTNYAHWKGGPWANILLGKHDSLVAIRRGNIQLDVFMAGGLFVLGLYHLSLFAFLRRESSTLYFGILTICSTVRIGLTGERVLYSIFPKFDFEWGYRIELLAVYLLGIFFPLFLRTLYPGEFNRRVLISASVGFSCISLVVLFTPLVVFSKTIPVFAIFVVASCFYVTYVLVQAIRHGRLGARIGLFIFLFLFAVTINDTLYANMIINTAYFSSYAIASFFVAQAFMVSQRFSSAYALSERLAHDLQESNQRLISLDKLKDEFLANTSHELRTPLQGIIGIADSLKRGVVGPLAESVERQLGMIITSGRRLSSLVNDIIDFSKLKHKDLTLHLRSVDLYQAVNFTLELNRVAVDETKIKLRNEIVPEFPELLADENRLQQILQNLVGNAIKFTEKGEISVSAKIKSLGIAEISVRDTGIGIQKNEQQKIFEFFEQVERGDSKNAAGAGLGLAISRALVTLHGGDIGVESELYRGSRFYFTIPLVSGRILSQNNEGLKDPRDRNIHLPLDLIPKEEEVLSENAPRILVVDDEPVNLQVIQNYLSLKNMISVSAKSGLEALEILKEDHAFDAIILDVMMPKFSGLETAREIRKSFSTLELPILMLTAKNQDKDLMAALNHGANDYLLKPFDFEELILRINNLLDLSRGHKNQLAQESEKRIAVNNVRQRINIDLHDHLGGKLTDLKFLSEELLANGNRDEPIFKKINEAVNQSIHILREQMLKIEDLGLLSENFITGINLVLLRRYSDVEREMEFQCQDELLQFFETQRNETSIVELYSIVNEITNNDLKYGQGVSKWNFYIENQEIAVYMRSESVYHLQKHKTGRGTENLIYRISGLGGISEMSLVENLYEIRIKIPLNKFSVIL